Proteins encoded within one genomic window of Dyadobacter chenhuakuii:
- a CDS encoding efflux RND transporter permease subunit: MKLPEFAVKNYQFTLVIFLAVLALGVYSLFTMPRSEDPDIHPPQFTVVIVYPGASPKDMEQLVVDPMEKKINELDDMKHVITDINDGLAVMQVQYKYSSDPDDKYQELVREINSLRNSLPADINDIRINKQIPSDVSIYQYALISENASYAQLKKYSKEFKERLEKVKSLKKVEYAGFPERQVKVSLNLEKIAQQKLTQNQIISALQSENVNIPGGSISMATKKLNIKTSGNYRTLEEVANTVVSTSGGKIVYLKDVADVKLGYEDETHITRLNGFRCSFVNVSQKEGENIIAVQDQVSPIVASFEKELPSNIDLVKVFDQAKSVDIRLSHFARDFGIAILLVLLTLLPLGSRASVVVMISIPLSLSIGLTMMNLLGYNINQLSIVGMIVALGILVDDSIVVVENIERYLRMGYGRVEAAVKASSQIGMAVVGCTILLIFAFLPLVFLPEGAGDFIRSLPLSVITTVFASMLVSLTIVPFLSSIILKKHASAEGNFLLRGMKKGIHKTYGSLLDKALKWPAVTLVLAGLIFAGSLALVPLIGNSLFPKSEKPMFLIDIETPQGTNLKKTNQVTRYVEGILKQEPQITSFATNVGKGNPRVYYNVIQRNESENFAEIFVQVEGLETEEKVEVIERLRKKLERYPGAEIKVKDFEQGPLIEAPLAYRIYGENLDDLRKTAFRVADMLSKVEGTIYVNNPLQVQPTDLKVNINKEKAGTLGISSADIDRTVRLGTAGLNVATYREDVGKADNYNVNVSVSRNATIQDYSVFDKLYVTSASGANIPLKNVANIEFESSPNQIRHYDKDRYVTVSSFVKPGYNVQRINEDITAKLGQFKFADGQTFTVAGEKESQQESFGGLGLIILVTIFGFLGVLILEFKTFKSIVIVLSVIPLGIVGGLAMLFLTGETLSFTATIGFIALVGIEVKNSLLVVDFTNQLRAQGMGIEEAIIEAGEIRFVPILLTSMTAIGGLLPLVFEYSALYSPLALVLIGGLISSTLLSRLVTPVMYKLLPPSIEHVAKEEAILEPQF, encoded by the coding sequence ATGAAATTACCTGAATTTGCCGTTAAGAATTACCAGTTTACATTGGTGATTTTCCTGGCCGTGCTGGCGCTGGGCGTTTATTCGCTCTTCACGATGCCGCGCAGCGAAGATCCCGACATTCATCCGCCTCAGTTCACCGTCGTCATTGTTTACCCCGGTGCCAGTCCGAAAGATATGGAGCAGCTGGTGGTGGACCCGATGGAAAAAAAGATCAACGAGCTGGACGATATGAAGCACGTGATTACGGACATCAACGACGGGCTGGCCGTGATGCAGGTGCAGTACAAATACAGTTCCGATCCTGATGACAAATACCAGGAGCTGGTTCGCGAGATCAATAGTCTGAGAAACAGCTTGCCTGCGGACATTAACGACATTCGGATCAATAAGCAGATCCCGTCGGACGTGAGCATTTACCAATATGCATTGATCAGCGAAAATGCTTCCTATGCGCAGCTGAAAAAGTATTCCAAAGAATTTAAGGAGCGACTTGAAAAGGTCAAATCGTTGAAAAAGGTCGAGTATGCCGGCTTTCCGGAACGCCAGGTGAAGGTTAGCCTCAATTTGGAAAAAATTGCCCAGCAAAAGCTTACGCAGAACCAGATCATCAGTGCCTTACAGAGCGAGAATGTGAACATTCCGGGGGGCAGCATCAGTATGGCGACCAAAAAGCTGAACATTAAGACCAGCGGAAATTACCGGACGCTGGAAGAGGTCGCAAACACAGTTGTATCTACGTCCGGCGGGAAGATCGTTTACCTGAAAGACGTTGCGGATGTGAAGCTGGGCTATGAAGACGAAACGCACATTACACGCTTGAACGGTTTCCGGTGCAGCTTCGTGAATGTAAGCCAGAAAGAAGGTGAGAACATTATAGCAGTCCAGGACCAGGTTTCACCCATTGTTGCGAGCTTTGAAAAGGAGCTCCCGTCGAACATTGATCTGGTTAAAGTTTTTGATCAGGCCAAAAGCGTTGACATTCGTTTATCTCATTTCGCAAGGGATTTTGGCATTGCCATACTGCTTGTGTTGCTGACTTTGCTGCCGCTGGGTTCTCGGGCTTCGGTGGTGGTGATGATTTCCATTCCGCTTTCACTCAGTATCGGGCTTACAATGATGAACTTGCTGGGTTATAATATCAACCAACTGAGCATTGTAGGGATGATTGTGGCCTTAGGGATCCTGGTGGACGACAGCATAGTGGTGGTCGAGAACATTGAGCGTTATTTGCGGATGGGTTATGGCCGCGTCGAGGCAGCCGTGAAAGCATCCTCGCAGATCGGTATGGCGGTTGTGGGTTGTACGATTTTATTGATTTTTGCCTTCTTACCACTTGTTTTCCTGCCGGAAGGCGCGGGCGATTTTATCAGAAGTCTGCCGCTTTCTGTAATTACCACGGTTTTCGCATCCATGCTGGTGTCGCTTACGATCGTTCCGTTTTTGTCCAGCATTATTTTGAAAAAGCATGCGAGCGCGGAAGGTAACTTTTTGCTGCGCGGCATGAAGAAAGGCATTCACAAAACTTACGGAAGTCTTTTGGATAAAGCATTGAAATGGCCTGCTGTTACATTGGTGCTGGCCGGGTTGATCTTCGCAGGTTCACTCGCACTTGTCCCACTGATCGGGAATAGTTTGTTTCCAAAATCAGAAAAACCAATGTTCCTTATCGACATTGAAACACCGCAGGGCACCAATTTGAAAAAGACGAACCAGGTGACACGCTATGTCGAAGGGATTTTAAAACAGGAACCCCAGATCACTTCGTTTGCGACCAATGTGGGAAAAGGAAATCCAAGAGTCTATTACAATGTTATCCAGCGAAATGAAAGTGAGAATTTTGCAGAGATTTTTGTGCAGGTGGAAGGACTCGAAACGGAGGAAAAAGTGGAGGTTATCGAGCGGTTAAGAAAAAAGCTGGAACGTTACCCGGGTGCGGAAATCAAGGTGAAGGATTTTGAGCAAGGCCCGCTGATTGAGGCGCCGCTTGCTTACCGCATTTATGGCGAAAATCTTGACGATCTGCGAAAAACCGCATTCCGCGTGGCTGATATGCTGAGCAAGGTGGAAGGAACGATCTATGTGAACAATCCCCTGCAAGTGCAGCCCACAGACTTAAAAGTGAACATCAATAAGGAGAAAGCAGGAACGCTGGGCATTTCATCGGCCGACATTGACCGCACTGTGCGGCTCGGCACGGCGGGACTGAATGTAGCCACGTATCGCGAGGATGTTGGAAAAGCAGATAATTATAATGTGAATGTGTCTGTTTCCCGGAATGCGACTATCCAGGATTATAGTGTTTTTGACAAATTATATGTCACGTCCGCATCCGGCGCGAACATTCCCTTGAAGAATGTGGCCAACATTGAATTTGAAAGCTCACCAAACCAGATCCGGCATTATGATAAGGACCGCTATGTCACGGTTTCGTCCTTTGTGAAGCCGGGTTACAATGTGCAGCGCATCAACGAGGACATTACAGCCAAGCTCGGGCAGTTCAAATTTGCAGATGGCCAGACCTTTACTGTGGCAGGTGAAAAAGAAAGCCAGCAAGAAAGCTTTGGCGGTTTAGGCTTAATCATTCTGGTTACCATATTCGGTTTTTTGGGTGTATTAATTTTGGAATTCAAGACATTCAAGAGCATTGTGATCGTGCTTTCCGTGATCCCTTTGGGCATAGTAGGCGGCCTGGCAATGCTTTTCCTGACCGGTGAGACGCTTTCTTTCACGGCAACGATCGGTTTTATAGCATTAGTAGGCATTGAGGTGAAAAACTCACTGCTGGTTGTGGACTTTACCAACCAGCTGCGTGCACAGGGAATGGGGATTGAAGAAGCCATTATTGAAGCCGGGGAAATCCGGTTTGTGCCGATCCTGCTTACTTCGATGACCGCGATTGGTGGTTTGCTGCCGCTTGTGTTCGAATACAGCGCGCTTTATTCGCCCCTGGCGCTGGTGTTAATCGGCGGATTGATCAGTTCTACATTGCTTTCGCGGCTTGTTACGCCGGTGATGTACAAACTTCTTCCGCCGTCGATCGAGCATGTCGCTAAGGAAGAAGCGATCCTGGAACCTCAGTTTTAA
- a CDS encoding helix-turn-helix transcriptional regulator, giving the protein MKRIFSKCFILLCLLFSAFVADAQFDNIVNKPPIERYTALRRFIDLHINNGDSAAGYKSLETLKQVAAKNNDDDLVLEAEFMKIMLNREVDKKASKRHILDLKALVAKSYDAGNMQIHLRARRFLAHLYWYDTKNYERAFEEYLTIHPLLTKISDKQFPEKAYFLTQIGEAYYYFGDYKNAISFSREALTANVIQEHRGVHNTALNTIGLSYIKTGFIESADYYFKRILQNVGIDDYNVWKGIALGDLGHTAYLRGKYVEAIPLLEANVDQAVLISDYSQVARSRAMLADIHFRQNNIAKAEKEMHLAREAVARCGNDKPLELLYQVYGKVHAARGRFALTNVYLDSAARIRNIFEQDFNSIQMLRAGEKAQIQAHRSAMERIATEKQIKTLERNILLILVLLLVVVALYFYKTHYYKNREKQRAINDQLAKAEQELNFASIQLEEFTRSISEKTQLVEELSARYGMNQSEETVQELQNITILTDEQWEYFRSLFEKIHVGYLSRLREKLPGLTPAETRFMALAKLNLTYKEMASTLGISVQSVRVIRHRIRKKLNLPEESDLRDVVTTI; this is encoded by the coding sequence ATGAAACGCATTTTTAGTAAATGTTTCATTTTATTATGCCTTCTATTTTCAGCATTTGTTGCTGATGCTCAATTCGATAACATTGTAAATAAGCCCCCCATCGAGCGCTATACGGCGCTCCGGCGATTTATTGACCTTCACATCAATAACGGTGATAGCGCAGCCGGTTACAAATCACTGGAAACGCTCAAACAAGTCGCTGCGAAGAACAACGATGACGATTTGGTCCTGGAAGCAGAATTTATGAAGATCATGCTGAATCGGGAAGTTGATAAGAAAGCTTCCAAGCGGCATATTCTGGATCTTAAAGCCTTAGTAGCAAAATCTTACGATGCCGGGAACATGCAGATCCATCTCCGGGCGAGAAGGTTCCTGGCGCATTTGTATTGGTATGACACAAAAAATTATGAGCGCGCATTTGAGGAATATTTGACCATACACCCGCTGCTAACAAAGATCTCAGATAAGCAATTTCCAGAAAAAGCATACTTCCTTACCCAGATCGGCGAAGCTTACTATTATTTCGGCGATTACAAAAATGCCATCAGTTTTTCACGGGAAGCGTTGACGGCCAATGTTATTCAGGAACATCGTGGCGTGCATAACACCGCATTGAACACTATCGGCCTGAGCTACATTAAAACCGGATTTATAGAATCTGCTGATTATTATTTCAAAAGGATCCTGCAAAATGTGGGCATTGACGACTACAATGTCTGGAAAGGCATCGCGCTTGGAGACCTGGGCCATACGGCTTATCTGCGTGGAAAATACGTGGAGGCGATCCCACTTTTGGAAGCAAATGTCGATCAGGCTGTGCTTATTTCGGATTACAGTCAGGTTGCCAGATCACGCGCAATGCTTGCCGACATTCACTTTCGGCAGAACAATATTGCGAAGGCTGAAAAAGAGATGCACCTGGCGCGGGAAGCTGTGGCACGTTGCGGGAATGACAAGCCGCTCGAACTGCTTTACCAGGTTTACGGCAAAGTCCACGCCGCAAGGGGCCGCTTCGCCTTAACCAATGTTTATCTCGACTCTGCGGCGCGCATCAGGAACATTTTTGAACAGGATTTCAATTCGATCCAGATGCTCCGGGCCGGAGAAAAGGCACAGATACAGGCACACCGGTCCGCTATGGAGCGAATCGCCACTGAAAAGCAGATCAAAACATTGGAGCGGAATATCCTGCTCATTCTGGTGCTGCTGCTGGTTGTAGTCGCATTGTATTTTTATAAAACCCATTATTACAAAAACCGTGAAAAACAGCGTGCTATCAACGATCAGCTCGCCAAAGCGGAACAGGAACTAAACTTTGCTTCCATACAGCTGGAAGAGTTTACGCGAAGCATTTCGGAAAAAACCCAGCTTGTGGAAGAGCTCAGCGCGCGGTACGGCATGAACCAGAGCGAGGAAACCGTTCAGGAATTGCAGAACATTACGATCCTGACCGACGAACAATGGGAGTATTTCAGAAGTCTGTTTGAAAAAATACACGTTGGTTACCTCTCGCGGTTAAGGGAAAAGCTTCCCGGTCTTACGCCTGCCGAAACCCGGTTCATGGCGCTTGCCAAACTGAATCTTACCTATAAAGAAATGGCCAGCACGCTCGGAATTTCCGTGCAAAGTGTCCGCGTAATCCGCCACAGGATCCGCAAAAAACTGAACCTCCCGGAAGAATCGGATTTGAGAGATGTGGTTACTACAATCTGA
- a CDS encoding bifunctional alpha,alpha-trehalose-phosphate synthase (UDP-forming)/trehalose-phosphatase encodes MENLKQQKNEGRLIIVAYRLPFKIIKENDQVQLFQNSGGLVSAVLSLVKDKNGPVFNEGEKIQWVGFSENTREELEGQSLTNDDFQAHPVFIPDDVNENYYEGFCNNLIWPLCHYFPSLARFNDEYFEAYQIANKLFFDKIQEIIQPGDVVWVQDYQLMLLPEMIRSKFPDNKIGFFFHIPFPSFELFRLLPVTWRKAIVNGILGADVVGFHTNDYVEYFLKAARLVSGYGNKLHYINMSNRIVKVDSFPISVDFDKFNDAYDEPMVAEARNEVRQSLNQKIIFSVDRLDYSKGIIHRLRGFQRFLERYPQWHEKVSFVMVVVPSRDTIEQYQQMKSEIDQTVGRINADYGNIYWQPIIYQYRSMPYHELVGMYTASDVALITPVRDGMNLVCKEYVASRKDRKGVLILSEMAGAAAELGEALIINPLDVQDIADAIKIAFEMPEEEQTKRMDAMRERIKAYDVFAWTEDFFTQMTMLEQEHERLRQVFLTNKGIDAIRHAYTSATNRILFFDYDGTLAPIVPDPSKAIVSEDVKKLILEIAKRDTVIIISGRDRHFLDNLFKDLPVHIIAEHGALIRTKGSDQWDLNESYEENWKESIRPIMDIYAKRCPGAFVEEKETSLAWHYRTADDKEYAQRRAQELLWQLKNYIQPELNLQVIDGSKVVEVKKTAFNKGTAARSFVENGNYDFVLAIGDDTTDEDMFEALPETAFTIKIGDDLSAARNHIKSQEEVFHFLNFMVSSIAE; translated from the coding sequence ATGGAAAATTTAAAACAACAGAAAAACGAAGGAAGATTAATCATTGTAGCCTATCGATTGCCATTTAAAATCATTAAGGAAAACGATCAGGTGCAATTATTCCAAAATTCAGGGGGCCTTGTATCGGCTGTACTCTCCCTGGTTAAAGATAAAAATGGGCCTGTATTCAACGAGGGTGAAAAGATCCAGTGGGTTGGTTTCTCGGAGAACACCAGGGAAGAATTGGAAGGCCAATCGCTTACTAATGATGACTTTCAGGCGCACCCGGTTTTTATTCCGGATGATGTGAATGAAAATTACTACGAGGGTTTCTGCAACAATCTGATCTGGCCGCTATGCCATTATTTTCCTTCCCTCGCGCGGTTCAATGATGAATATTTTGAGGCTTATCAAATTGCTAATAAGCTGTTTTTTGATAAAATTCAGGAAATCATCCAACCGGGTGACGTGGTTTGGGTACAGGATTATCAGCTGATGCTGCTGCCCGAAATGATCCGCAGTAAATTCCCCGATAATAAGATAGGATTCTTTTTCCATATTCCTTTCCCGTCGTTCGAACTGTTCCGCTTGCTGCCCGTTACCTGGCGTAAGGCCATTGTGAATGGAATTTTGGGCGCGGACGTGGTTGGTTTTCATACAAATGACTATGTTGAATATTTCCTGAAAGCAGCGCGGCTTGTGTCGGGCTATGGAAATAAGCTGCATTACATTAACATGAGCAACCGGATCGTGAAAGTGGATTCATTCCCCATCAGCGTAGATTTTGATAAATTCAATGATGCGTACGACGAACCTATGGTTGCAGAGGCGCGCAACGAAGTAAGGCAATCTCTGAATCAGAAGATCATATTTTCGGTGGACAGGCTGGATTATTCCAAAGGCATAATCCACCGGCTGCGCGGTTTTCAGCGTTTTTTGGAAAGATATCCGCAATGGCACGAAAAAGTTTCGTTCGTTATGGTCGTGGTTCCTTCCAGGGACACCATCGAGCAGTATCAGCAGATGAAATCGGAGATCGACCAGACGGTGGGCCGCATTAATGCGGATTATGGAAACATTTACTGGCAACCGATCATATATCAGTATCGCTCAATGCCTTACCATGAACTGGTAGGCATGTACACGGCAAGCGATGTTGCATTGATCACACCTGTCCGCGACGGTATGAATCTTGTTTGCAAGGAATATGTGGCAAGCCGCAAGGACCGGAAAGGTGTGCTGATCCTGAGTGAAATGGCCGGCGCGGCTGCGGAACTCGGAGAGGCATTAATTATTAATCCACTTGATGTCCAGGACATTGCGGACGCCATTAAAATAGCTTTTGAAATGCCCGAAGAGGAACAGACAAAGCGGATGGATGCCATGCGTGAGCGTATCAAAGCGTACGACGTATTTGCCTGGACAGAAGACTTTTTTACCCAAATGACCATGTTAGAACAAGAACACGAGCGCCTGAGACAGGTTTTTCTTACCAATAAAGGCATCGACGCCATTCGTCATGCGTATACATCTGCGACCAATCGTATCCTTTTCTTTGACTACGATGGCACCCTGGCACCAATCGTGCCGGATCCTTCCAAAGCCATTGTATCGGAGGATGTTAAGAAGCTGATCCTGGAAATTGCGAAAAGGGATACGGTCATTATCATCAGCGGACGTGATCGTCATTTTCTGGATAATCTCTTTAAGGACCTTCCTGTTCATATCATTGCCGAACATGGGGCGCTAATACGCACCAAGGGAAGCGACCAGTGGGATTTGAACGAGAGCTATGAAGAAAACTGGAAGGAGAGCATCCGTCCGATCATGGATATTTATGCCAAACGGTGCCCGGGTGCATTTGTTGAGGAAAAAGAAACTTCGCTAGCATGGCACTACCGGACAGCCGATGATAAGGAATATGCACAGAGACGTGCGCAGGAGCTGCTCTGGCAACTCAAAAATTACATTCAACCGGAGCTGAATTTGCAGGTTATCGATGGTAGCAAAGTTGTCGAAGTTAAAAAGACCGCATTTAACAAAGGAACCGCAGCCCGGAGCTTTGTTGAAAATGGGAACTATGACTTTGTACTGGCCATCGGGGATGACACTACGGACGAGGATATGTTCGAAGCGCTTCCCGAAACTGCTTTCACGATCAAGATCGGCGACGATTTGTCCGCAGCCAGAAACCACATTAAAAGCCAGGAAGAAGTTTTCCATTTTCTTAACTTTATGGTTTCATCCATCGCGGAATAA
- a CDS encoding Crp/Fnr family transcriptional regulator has translation MQEELRLLRKLIESVRPLNDEDWDAFSGIWKPYTAGRKEVVTTAGQTENYLYFVVKGIQRVYYLDDQHREATLAFMYPPSFGGVVDSLLLGQPSRYYYETLTPSEFLRAPVNDLQAMMAKHPAIADMVRLGVTQTLSGILERLVEVQCFSSEDKFRNLLRRSPHILQLVPHKYLANYLGIDATNFSKLINKVRI, from the coding sequence ATGCAAGAAGAGCTTCGGCTGCTGCGAAAACTTATAGAATCAGTCAGGCCGCTGAATGACGAAGACTGGGATGCATTTTCGGGAATATGGAAACCGTATACAGCCGGTCGTAAGGAAGTCGTTACGACGGCTGGCCAAACCGAAAATTATTTGTATTTCGTCGTCAAAGGCATTCAGCGGGTTTATTATCTGGACGATCAGCACCGCGAGGCAACACTGGCTTTCATGTACCCGCCTTCGTTTGGTGGCGTTGTGGATTCATTGCTCCTGGGCCAGCCTTCGCGGTATTATTACGAAACACTTACCCCATCAGAATTTCTGCGAGCTCCCGTCAACGACTTGCAAGCAATGATGGCTAAGCACCCGGCAATTGCCGATATGGTCCGGCTTGGCGTAACCCAAACGCTTTCCGGCATCCTGGAAAGACTGGTGGAAGTGCAGTGCTTTTCTTCGGAAGATAAATTCCGGAACTTGCTTCGCCGCAGCCCGCACATATTACAGCTCGTGCCACACAAGTATCTGGCCAATTACCTGGGCATAGACGCAACGAATTTTAGTAAGTTGATAAATAAGGTCAGGATTTGA
- a CDS encoding DinB family protein: MKPVNKAELLRNLEDRVEEHISEAIALFQNLSNADLNKPSPTGGWSIAQCLDHLNSYGDFYLPHIEKNLLHAADGNTSEFKSSWFGAYFTNMMDPETGKKKYKAMTGHIPASDLNGPKVVGEFLRQQEALMDYIRKARNKDLGEINIPISISKLIRLRLGDVFQFLIAHNERHMQQAKRNLMGAKAAKIG; this comes from the coding sequence ATGAAACCTGTAAACAAAGCAGAACTGCTCCGAAACCTGGAAGATAGGGTAGAGGAGCACATTTCCGAAGCCATTGCCCTCTTTCAGAACCTAAGCAATGCCGATCTGAACAAGCCGTCCCCAACTGGTGGCTGGAGCATAGCACAATGTCTGGACCATCTCAATAGTTATGGAGACTTTTATTTACCACACATTGAAAAAAATTTACTGCACGCAGCAGATGGAAATACTTCGGAGTTCAAAAGCTCCTGGTTTGGCGCATATTTTACCAACATGATGGATCCGGAAACTGGTAAAAAGAAATATAAGGCAATGACAGGTCATATTCCTGCCTCGGATCTGAACGGCCCGAAAGTTGTGGGGGAATTTTTGAGGCAACAGGAAGCATTAATGGACTATATCAGGAAGGCCCGTAATAAGGATCTTGGTGAAATTAACATTCCCATATCCATCTCCAAGCTGATCAGGCTTCGGCTTGGAGATGTGTTTCAGTTTCTGATTGCCCACAATGAGCGGCATATGCAACAGGCAAAACGGAATTTGATGGGCGCAAAAGCGGCAAAAATTGGCTAG
- a CDS encoding dipeptidase gives MFLFDAHLDLSMNAVEWNRDLTQDLNAIRQREANLTDKPDRGKGVVSFPEMRKGNIGMCVATQIARLVKPDSKIPGWHSQAQAWAQTQAQIAWYKAMEEAGEMVQIVDLPGLHQHLDLWKNAASTENLPIGYILSLEGADSFISLKNLEIAYQYGLRAIGPAHYGPGVYAYGTDSDQPLSQKGKDLLREMEKLNIILDATHLCDTAFWEALDIFKGPVWASHNLVRKITPHNRQFSDEMIRELLERKAVIGMAFDAWMMIPGWIRGKSTPENMGLKIEHVAEHIDHICQLAGNALQVGIGSDLDGAYGKEQSPMDLDSIADLQSITGILSGRGYSAADIEQIMWRNWVDFLDRSWK, from the coding sequence AGCAAACCTGACCGATAAACCAGACCGCGGCAAAGGCGTTGTCAGTTTTCCCGAAATGCGTAAAGGCAACATTGGCATGTGCGTAGCAACACAGATCGCCCGTTTAGTGAAACCCGACAGCAAAATTCCAGGCTGGCATTCGCAGGCACAGGCATGGGCGCAAACGCAGGCGCAAATCGCTTGGTACAAAGCAATGGAAGAAGCCGGTGAAATGGTGCAGATTGTCGATCTTCCCGGCTTACATCAACATTTAGATCTCTGGAAAAATGCGGCGTCGACCGAAAACCTGCCGATTGGCTATATCCTGAGTCTCGAAGGGGCCGATTCCTTTATCAGCCTCAAAAACCTGGAAATCGCCTACCAATACGGCCTGCGGGCGATCGGACCGGCACATTATGGTCCGGGCGTGTACGCTTACGGGACAGATTCCGACCAGCCATTATCGCAAAAAGGGAAAGATCTGCTGCGTGAAATGGAAAAGCTGAATATTATTTTGGACGCGACACACTTGTGCGATACGGCGTTCTGGGAGGCGCTGGATATTTTCAAGGGTCCTGTGTGGGCCAGTCATAACCTGGTTCGGAAGATTACGCCGCATAACAGGCAGTTTTCGGACGAAATGATCAGGGAGCTGCTCGAAAGAAAAGCAGTTATCGGCATGGCGTTCGATGCGTGGATGATGATTCCGGGCTGGATCCGCGGAAAATCGACCCCGGAAAATATGGGCTTGAAGATCGAGCATGTGGCCGAACATATCGACCATATCTGCCAGCTTGCAGGAAATGCATTGCAAGTCGGGATCGGCTCCGATCTGGATGGTGCATATGGAAAAGAACAATCGCCAATGGACCTGGATTCCATTGCCGACCTGCAATCGATAACCGGGATTTTATCTGGAAGAGGTTACTCGGCTGCGGATATTGAACAAATCATGTGGCGCAACTGGGTTGATTTTCTGGATCGTAGCTGGAAATGA